DNA sequence from the Deltaproteobacteria bacterium RBG_16_64_85 genome:
GGCCCAGCGCATCGTCTTCTTGAAGGGGATGGCGGGGATCCAGGCGGAAACCAGTTCCGAAAGCACTTCGCTTACCGGCCTTGGCCGCAGCGCCTTCTTGATGCCCAGGTATTCCCCTCGGGTGGTGGGGAATACCTGGAGCGCGGAGACGTCCACCCCCTGTGCCTTGGCGAAGCCGAGGGCTGCCTTGGTGGGGTTCCCCTCCCTATCGAAGGCGACGCTTTTCGGCGGCCCCAGCACCGTCTCCTCCGAGGTCTCCTGGCGGTCTGAAAGATTTCTCACGATATAGGTGAGCCTGCGAGGGGTCCCGTAGATGTCGACCCGGTCGAAGGAGAGCCGCGCCTTTTTAAGCATCTCGTCGAACTGCTGCCCGCCGAACCACAACGCGGGTCCGACGAACCCCGCCGGGATTTCCTCGCATCCGATTTCCAACAGATAATCGCGTTCCATATTCCCTCTTCTTCGAGACGGAATGTCAGGCGGAGAACTTGTTCATCAGGGGGAAGCCCATCTCCTCCCGGGACCTCAGGAATCCTTCCGCACAGAACCTGGCCAGGGTTCGGACCCTGCCGATGTAGGACGTTCGCTCCGTCACGGAGATGGCCCCGCGGGCGTCCAGCATGTTGAACGTGTGGGAGCACTTGAGGCAGTAATCGTAGGCGGGCAGGACGAGCTTCTTATCGATCAGCTGGAGACACTCCTTCTCGTACATGGTGAACAGCGAAAAGAGCATCGGGATGTCGGCCGCCTCGAAGTTGTACTTCGAGAATTCCACCTCTCCCCGGTGATGCACGTCGCCGTAGGTGACGTTCCCCACCCACTTCAGGTCGAACACGTTCTCCACGTCCTGGAGGTACATCGCGATCCGCTCGATGCCGTAGGTGATCTCCCCCGACACGGGCTTGAGGTCGATCCCGCCGCACTGCTGGAAATAGGTGAACTGGGTGATCTCCATGCCGTCCAGCCACACCTCCCACCCCAAACCCCAGGCGCCGAGGGTCGGGGACTCCCAGTCGTCCTCGACAAATCGTATGTCGTGCCTCAAGGGGTCGATGCCGACGGCCCGCAGGGAGTCCAGGTACATTTCCACATAATTGTAGGGACAAGGCTTCATGATGACCTGGTATTGGTAATAGTGCTGCAGGCGGTTCGGGTTCTCGCCGTACCTTCCGTCCGTGGGCCGGCGGGAAGGTTCGACGTAAGCCGTGTTCCACGGTTCCGGCCCGAGGGCCCTTAAAAATGTTGCAGGGTTGAAGGTTCCGGCGCCGACCTCGATATCATATGGCTGGTGGATGACGCACCCTTTGTCCGCCCAGAAACGTTGCAGGGCAAGGACCAGGTCCTGGAATAGCACAACTCCCTCCCGGTAGGAAAGTGATAGGGTTACATATCACTCCGCGGACCGGAGTGTCAAGAAAAATCACTTTAAATACAGGGGGTTTACGAGCTTTAGGAAGAGGGGAGTCCACCCAGGCTGCGCAGAGATTTCCCCAAGCAATACTCTAAGTATCTCGGTATAACAAGTTGTAATTCTTCAAAAATTGTATCGGTAATGCGCACCCGGGCGAGGACCTTCGGTGAGGACGCTTGCAGGGCCTTCCAGGTCTTCACCGCCCCAAGGGAAAGATGCACCCCACCCCCCGAACAGTTCCCGCAGAGAATCCCTCCCTCCGAAAGCACGAACCGCACGGACCGTCCATGGAGCTTCGCGGGGAATGCGCCGATCGGGTCCCCGCATCGGCGACACGCCGAAAAGTTGGGTCCCCACCCCCCCACGGAAAGCATAGCCGCCTCGGCCTTCCTTGCCAGCGCGGGAGGCGGGTCCCCGAGCGCAAGGGAGCGCATCCCGGAAAGCAGCACCCCGAACGCTTTCGGCTTGGGGCCCGGCTGGGGGAAGAGCGCCGCGGCCAGTTCGAGCAGGTAATCGGCGTGGCGGACCTTCTCCCAATCCGCCACGATCTCCCAGAAACTCGCGACGAGCGAGACCGAATCGAGCACCGCCAAGCGCCCGGGCGCCGCGGTCCAGGCCACTTCGAGGAGAAAGTACTTCTGGAGACTTCCGCCGAACCGCTTCCGGCTCCTGCGCGCTGCCTTCGCCACCATCGAAACCAGACCGTCGGACTCGGTGAAGAAGGATATCCGCCTGTCGGTATCCCCCGTGTCGACCGAACGGACCAGGAAGGCGCGTGCGGACCGGAAGGATCGCGGCCCCGCCGAGGGAATTCGTCCTCCCTTCCGTCGGGCGGAGGTTCCAAGGGGATGTCGCGGACCCCGCACGGGCTCCTATTCCCCGAAACGGAATTCTTTCACCTGACCACTGGCCCCGAATGGAGGCAGCAGCTTTCCGTTCAGGGTCCCCTCCACCCCTCCCGCATTCCCCAGTTTCAACAAGATCTTCTTCTGTGCCTGGATGCTGATCTTGTCCCCGGGGTACAGCATGACGTCTACGGGGGTTTCGTTATCCAGCGTGTACATCATCCAGGTCATTTCACTGGCCTCGATAAAGAGCTGGTAGGGCGATTTCACCGGCCCGACCCCTCCGACGGTGGAAACCGAGGTTTGGGGGACCGGTCCGGCCGGCGCGGCGCCTGCCGCGGGCGGGGCTCCCCCCGCCGGGATGCCTTCCGCAGGAGCCGCCGTCGCATTGTCGACACCGCCGGGGAGTGCCGTCTTCGCGGCGTTTTCCTCCGGTGCGGGTATGGGAGAAGGCACCGACCGCGTGGCCGTCCTCGAGCCGTACCATGCCAGGATTAACCCGATCAGCAGGACCACGGCGGAGGCCAGCGCGTAGGTGGTCCTCCGGCTCCCCCGCTGACGTTCCCGCTCCACCCAATCGGGCTTGACGTGAGTTGACGGCTGCTCGACCGCCTGCTGTTCCAGGCGGTGATAACATTCGGAGAGGATGGGCTCGGGATCCTGCGACAGAAGCTTTGCATAGGCGCGGATGTAACCGGAAGAAAACACACGCTCCGGCCATCCGGAATAATTCCCCTCTTCGATGCCGCGGAGGTACTTCCCGCTGATGCGGAGCGCAGAAGCCGCCTCCTCGAGGGTCATCCCCCTCGCTTCCCGCTCCCTCTTCCATGCCTCCCCGGCGCCCATCGCGTCCGATTACCTCATCCCCTGTTCCAAGGCGTTGATGGAATCGGTTGCCTGCTTCCTCAAGGCAGGGTCGGCGGAGTTCGCCAGGACGTTCCGGAACG
Encoded proteins:
- a CDS encoding glycine--tRNA ligase subunit alpha; translation: MLFQDLVLALQRFWADKGCVIHQPYDIEVGAGTFNPATFLRALGPEPWNTAYVEPSRRPTDGRYGENPNRLQHYYQYQVIMKPCPYNYVEMYLDSLRAVGIDPLRHDIRFVEDDWESPTLGAWGLGWEVWLDGMEITQFTYFQQCGGIDLKPVSGEITYGIERIAMYLQDVENVFDLKWVGNVTYGDVHHRGEVEFSKYNFEAADIPMLFSLFTMYEKECLQLIDKKLVLPAYDYCLKCSHTFNMLDARGAISVTERTSYIGRVRTLARFCAEGFLRSREEMGFPLMNKFSA
- a CDS encoding DNA repair protein RecO, with the protein product MRGPRHPLGTSARRKGGRIPSAGPRSFRSARAFLVRSVDTGDTDRRISFFTESDGLVSMVAKAARRSRKRFGGSLQKYFLLEVAWTAAPGRLAVLDSVSLVASFWEIVADWEKVRHADYLLELAAALFPQPGPKPKAFGVLLSGMRSLALGDPPPALARKAEAAMLSVGGWGPNFSACRRCGDPIGAFPAKLHGRSVRFVLSEGGILCGNCSGGGVHLSLGAVKTWKALQASSPKVLARVRITDTIFEELQLVIPRYLEYCLGKSLRSLGGLPSS